Proteins encoded by one window of Aptenodytes patagonicus chromosome 9, bAptPat1.pri.cur, whole genome shotgun sequence:
- the LOC143164532 gene encoding protein EOLA1-like isoform X3 gives MKFGCLSFRQPYAGLVLNKVKTVETRWRPLLADYKNCTIAIHIAVKDWEDETWRAILLNRFGMTPKQVQDLLDKGEKFGRGVIAGLIDIGETSLYPENLPPEKILELENKAVLSNLEQKYLTVVSNPRWLLEPIPARGAKGVWQVDIPEELIPSEALGILDVHMMGGAVYSIQLCEATACVERPLSERRCLYKINNFGVEWTST, from the exons atgaaatttggtTGCCTTTCCTTCCGACAACCCTATGCAGGATTAGTTTTAAACAAAGTCAAAACAGTAGAGACTCGCTGGCGTCCTTTGCTAGCAGACTACAAGAACTGCACCATTGCTATTCATATAGCTGTTAAGGACTGGGAAGATGAAACATGGAGAGCAATTCTTTTGAATAGGTTTGGTATGACACCAAAACAAGTGCAAGATTTGTTGGATAAAGGGGAAAAATTTGGCAGAGGAGTTATTGCAG GATTAATTGACATTGGAGAGACATCACTATATCCAGAAAACTTGCCTCCTGAAAAGATTCTGGAGCTGGAAAACAAAGCTGTCCTCAGTAATCTAGAACAGAAATACTTGACTGTTGTTTCAAATCCAAGATGGCTCCTGGAACCGATTCCTGCCAGAGGGGCAAAAGGTGTGTGGCAGGTGGACATCCCTGAAGAATTGATCCCTTCAGAAGC GTTAGGTATACTAGACGTGCATATGATGGGGGGAGCAGTCTACAGTATACAGCTCTGTGAGGCAACAGCCTGTGTTGAAAGGCCTTTATCGGAAAGAAGGTGCTTGTACAAAATTAA